One window from the genome of Trabulsiella odontotermitis encodes:
- the agp gene encoding bifunctional glucose-1-phosphatase/inositol phosphatase, translating into MKKAILASAVVGAMLMTASVQAQSESDGYKLQQVLIMSRHNLRAPLANNGSVLEQSTPDKWPQWDVPGGQLTTKGGVLEVYMGHYMREWLAQQAMVTTGECPAPQTVYAYANSLQRTVATAQFFISGAFPGCDIPVHHQEKMGTMDPTFNPVITDDSPEFKAKALKAMETERQKMQLNDSYQLLAQIADYQDSPSCKEKKVCSLIDAKDTFSANYEKEPGVDGPLKVGNSLVDAFTLQYYEGFPLDQVAWGKIKTDQQWRVLSKLKNGYQDSLFTSPEVARNVSAPLVKYIDKVLVSDATNAPKITMLAGHDSNIASLIRALDFKPYQLPNQYERTPIGGKIVFQRWHDDKANRDLMKIEYVYQSTEQLRNAEPLTLQNPPQRVILALNGCPVDAKGFCPMDKFKEVMSQAVK; encoded by the coding sequence ATGAAAAAGGCGATACTAGCCAGTGCTGTTGTCGGCGCGATGTTAATGACCGCAAGTGTCCAGGCGCAAAGCGAAAGTGACGGATACAAACTGCAACAGGTGCTGATCATGAGCCGCCATAACCTGCGCGCACCGCTGGCAAATAACGGTAGCGTGCTGGAACAGTCAACGCCGGATAAATGGCCGCAATGGGATGTGCCGGGCGGGCAGTTAACCACCAAAGGCGGCGTGCTTGAAGTCTATATGGGGCATTATATGCGCGAATGGCTGGCGCAGCAGGCGATGGTGACTACCGGCGAATGCCCGGCACCGCAAACTGTATATGCCTATGCGAACAGTCTGCAGCGCACGGTTGCCACCGCGCAGTTCTTTATTTCCGGCGCGTTCCCGGGGTGTGACATACCGGTTCATCATCAGGAAAAAATGGGTACCATGGACCCGACCTTCAACCCGGTGATTACCGATGACTCGCCGGAATTTAAGGCGAAAGCGTTAAAAGCGATGGAAACCGAGCGCCAGAAAATGCAGCTCAATGACAGCTATCAACTGCTGGCGCAGATCGCCGATTATCAGGATTCCCCTTCCTGCAAGGAAAAAAAGGTCTGTTCACTGATTGATGCGAAAGATACGTTCAGCGCGAATTATGAAAAAGAGCCCGGTGTTGATGGTCCGCTGAAAGTGGGCAACTCATTAGTGGATGCCTTCACGCTGCAATACTATGAAGGTTTCCCGCTGGATCAGGTCGCCTGGGGTAAAATCAAAACCGACCAACAGTGGCGTGTATTGTCGAAGCTGAAAAATGGCTATCAGGATAGCCTCTTCACTTCGCCGGAAGTGGCGCGTAACGTCTCGGCGCCGCTGGTGAAATACATTGATAAAGTGCTGGTGAGCGATGCGACGAACGCGCCGAAAATCACCATGCTGGCAGGGCACGACTCCAATATTGCCTCGCTCATCCGCGCGCTGGATTTCAAACCCTATCAGTTGCCGAACCAGTATGAGCGTACGCCCATCGGCGGGAAAATTGTTTTCCAGCGCTGGCACGACGATAAAGCCAACCGCGACCTGATGAAAATTGAATATGTTTATCAGAGTACCGAACAACTGCGCAATGCCGAGCCATTAACACTGCAAAACCCGCCACAGCGAGTTATTCTGGCGCTGAATGGTTGCCCGGTTGATGCCAAAGGCTTCTGCCCGATGGATAAATTCAAAGAAGTGATGTCTCAGGCTGTTAAATAA
- a CDS encoding fimbrial chaperone, whose amino-acid sequence MKKVILAGIIAGLCTAVLSQPAMADLVLSGTRVIYPADKKDVTIQMTNKGKRPLLAQSWIDAGDPSARPESVDVPFFLTPPVSRIDPEKGQTLRLVYNQPTLPKDRESLYWLNVLEIPSKAKAGEKKTDNNTLQLAFRTRIKIFFRPGNLKPLPNEAAAKVVWQKSGDNKITADNPTPYYISYSNIDLVSGSRTLDMGDTMLAPFSKADLTAKQSITGAGWKVKYTSINDYGGADLAETPLK is encoded by the coding sequence ATGAAAAAAGTTATTCTTGCTGGCATCATTGCTGGCCTGTGTACTGCTGTTCTCAGCCAGCCAGCAATGGCCGATCTGGTTCTGTCCGGCACACGCGTGATATATCCCGCGGACAAAAAAGATGTCACTATTCAAATGACCAATAAAGGCAAACGGCCTTTATTAGCCCAGTCATGGATTGATGCCGGTGATCCTTCCGCGCGTCCTGAATCCGTCGACGTTCCCTTTTTTTTAACACCGCCAGTGTCGCGTATCGATCCTGAAAAAGGGCAAACACTGCGGCTGGTTTATAACCAGCCAACATTACCGAAAGATCGCGAAAGTCTTTATTGGCTCAATGTTCTGGAAATTCCGTCAAAAGCGAAAGCCGGCGAAAAAAAGACTGATAATAATACGCTGCAACTGGCTTTCCGTACGCGCATAAAAATATTTTTCCGCCCGGGAAATTTAAAACCGTTGCCGAATGAAGCGGCGGCAAAAGTGGTCTGGCAGAAAAGCGGCGATAACAAAATTACCGCCGATAACCCGACCCCGTATTACATCTCCTATTCGAATATCGATCTGGTTTCCGGCAGTCGCACGCTCGATATGGGCGACACCATGCTGGCCCCGTTCAGCAAAGCGGATCTCACCGCGAAGCAATCCATCACTGGCGCAGGCTGGAAAGTGAAATACACCTCGATTAACGATTACGGCGGTGCCGATCTGGCAGAAACGCCGCTCAAGTAA
- a CDS encoding fimbrial protein: MSLITKVTKVSLLALCMAAAGAQAADDGVVNDDGGVTLLGHVYAGTCTVTTDGQSSTDTIRPEVTMPSVLVADTSSASVGDLVGDGYTPFKIEISNCASDTAPRAIQFNKGVYGSDAADVSSYKNAYIGKGGTPVATGVNAAIVSLDAPTAAVAFNTEIPLVETSDSATTGADYVGSVTMGAQFIKTAATVTSGAFQSIATFDIVYQ; encoded by the coding sequence ATGTCTCTAATCACTAAAGTAACAAAGGTTTCCCTTCTGGCGCTGTGCATGGCGGCGGCTGGGGCGCAAGCAGCTGACGACGGTGTCGTGAACGATGACGGCGGCGTTACGCTTTTGGGTCACGTCTATGCCGGCACCTGTACTGTCACGACTGACGGCCAGAGCTCTACCGATACCATCCGTCCGGAAGTCACTATGCCGAGCGTGCTGGTGGCGGATACCTCCAGTGCCAGTGTGGGTGACCTGGTGGGTGACGGCTACACGCCATTTAAAATTGAAATTTCTAACTGCGCCAGCGACACGGCACCGAGGGCAATTCAGTTTAACAAAGGCGTTTATGGTTCAGACGCCGCAGACGTCAGCAGCTATAAAAATGCTTACATCGGCAAGGGCGGTACACCGGTCGCGACAGGGGTTAACGCCGCTATCGTATCACTGGATGCACCGACTGCCGCAGTGGCGTTTAATACAGAAATTCCACTGGTTGAAACCTCAGATAGCGCGACGACAGGAGCAGATTATGTCGGTAGCGTGACGATGGGGGCGCAATTCATTAAAACGGCGGCAACGGTCACTTCGGGTGCGTTCCAGTCCATCGCGACCTTTGACATTGTCTATCAGTAA
- the hybG gene encoding hydrogenase maturation factor HybG — translation MCIGIPGKVLSVGEDIHQMAEVEVCGVKRGVNIALVCEGDPAALVGQWVLVHVGFAMSIIDEVEARETLIALEQIGGLEPVPTN, via the coding sequence AAGTGCTGTCAGTGGGTGAAGATATCCACCAGATGGCGGAAGTGGAAGTGTGCGGCGTGAAGCGCGGCGTCAATATTGCGCTGGTTTGCGAAGGCGATCCGGCAGCGCTGGTCGGTCAGTGGGTACTGGTTCACGTCGGCTTTGCCATGAGCATCATCGACGAAGTGGAAGCGCGGGAAACACTGATCGCCCTCGAACAGATTGGCGGCCTGGAGCCGGTGCCGACGAATTAA
- a CDS encoding winged helix-turn-helix domain-containing protein gives MLWIINNNIEFRPEKNRLASVTNPELSVILTTPASRCLTLLLEAAPGVVPQQDFFKKVWEDDGMLVPANTLYQNISIVRRGLRTVGETEGTLIATVPRKGFQIESNIKVEQVEEIAETEAVANNDDVEVAGDNALLDVTPPPASETTDSKRNSKRARNLRMLLMVLSFIVGALIFQYPWYLKNDKNFFDNYRLYETVNGCQFFSRSDDIDGSDSFQKYKNAIMKTGVDCKKYPWIYFSSSSTAPALSALICHRPYERKSNSGCTTLYFRGLNDE, from the coding sequence ATGTTATGGATTATTAACAATAACATTGAGTTCAGGCCAGAAAAGAACAGACTGGCGTCTGTGACTAATCCTGAACTAAGCGTAATACTTACCACGCCTGCCAGTCGCTGTCTGACCCTTTTACTGGAAGCTGCACCGGGTGTCGTACCGCAGCAGGATTTCTTTAAAAAGGTCTGGGAAGATGATGGCATGCTGGTGCCTGCCAATACGCTGTATCAAAATATCTCTATTGTTCGCCGCGGGCTGCGCACCGTCGGTGAAACAGAAGGAACGTTGATTGCCACCGTTCCGCGTAAAGGTTTTCAGATTGAGAGCAACATTAAAGTTGAACAGGTCGAGGAAATAGCCGAAACAGAAGCGGTCGCCAATAATGATGATGTCGAAGTGGCTGGCGATAATGCCTTACTGGATGTCACACCGCCGCCAGCATCAGAAACCACTGACAGCAAACGTAACAGCAAACGCGCGCGTAACCTCCGCATGTTGCTGATGGTGTTATCGTTTATCGTCGGCGCGCTGATATTCCAGTATCCCTGGTATCTGAAAAACGATAAGAACTTCTTTGATAACTACCGACTGTATGAAACGGTGAACGGTTGTCAGTTCTTTTCCCGTAGCGATGATATCGATGGCAGCGACAGTTTCCAGAAATACAAAAATGCGATAATGAAAACAGGCGTCGATTGTAAAAAGTATCCGTGGATCTATTTCTCCTCTTCCAGCACCGCGCCTGCGCTGTCGGCACTGATTTGCCACAGGCCTTACGAGAGAAAATCGAATTCCGGGTGTACTACCCTCTATTTCCGGGGGCTAAATGATGAATAA
- a CDS encoding diguanylate cyclase: protein MQSYVARVKEEWLGLIRETEPHIHEMARELGEDNAQNLSEIFYSNILTDPQAVDFLTNEQVETHLKKSLVMWLKRVLSCSENDVDELIAIQQHVGEIHARIGIPIQLVDMGARILKRNLIPLIIERSGSDNDKIKLLSFSLSSIDLALEIMARTFTFGESSSMKEDENYRIFSLLENAEEEKERQIGSLLSWEMDVMYNVMLETDLDSIQLISRADFGLWFNHKGRHYFSGIAEVGYIAKLIQETDQILLKTRESSRTFRQKNIRNDFMLQIKNNTTQIATLLRGLFDDVAKHEVGMDVLTKLLNRRFLAAIFKREITHANRVGTSLSVLLIDVDKFKEINDGHGHATGDEILRKISQVFYDNVRSSDYVFRYGGDEFLIVLTEASPAETMHVAERIRAKAMKQVVNTPDGKQLTTTLSIGAAMFQGHPDYERLIQAADEALYVAKRNGRNRAEMYTPGNKA, encoded by the coding sequence ATGCAAAGCTATGTCGCAAGGGTAAAAGAAGAATGGCTCGGCCTGATTCGTGAGACTGAGCCACATATTCATGAAATGGCTCGGGAACTGGGTGAAGATAATGCCCAGAATCTGAGCGAAATTTTTTACAGTAATATCCTTACCGATCCGCAAGCCGTCGATTTTCTTACCAATGAACAGGTCGAAACGCATCTGAAAAAATCGCTGGTGATGTGGTTAAAGCGCGTTCTCTCCTGCTCGGAGAATGACGTCGATGAGCTGATCGCCATTCAGCAACATGTGGGCGAAATTCACGCTCGCATCGGCATCCCGATACAGCTGGTCGATATGGGCGCGCGGATCTTAAAACGGAATCTCATTCCGCTGATCATCGAACGCAGCGGCAGCGATAACGACAAAATTAAACTTCTGAGCTTTTCGTTAAGCAGCATTGACCTTGCGCTGGAAATTATGGCGCGAACGTTCACCTTTGGTGAAAGCAGCAGCATGAAAGAGGATGAAAACTACCGCATCTTTTCTCTTCTGGAAAATGCTGAAGAGGAAAAAGAGCGGCAAATTGGCAGCCTGCTGAGCTGGGAAATGGATGTCATGTATAACGTGATGCTGGAAACTGATCTCGACAGTATTCAGCTCATCAGCCGCGCGGATTTCGGCCTGTGGTTTAATCATAAAGGTCGCCATTATTTCAGCGGTATTGCTGAAGTCGGTTATATTGCGAAATTAATTCAGGAAACCGATCAAATACTGTTAAAAACGCGCGAAAGCTCCCGGACATTTCGGCAAAAAAATATTCGTAATGATTTTATGCTGCAAATTAAGAATAACACGACGCAAATTGCCACCCTGTTACGCGGACTCTTTGATGATGTCGCCAAACATGAAGTGGGCATGGACGTGTTAACGAAACTGCTGAACCGGCGTTTTCTGGCGGCGATTTTCAAACGTGAGATTACCCATGCGAACCGCGTCGGGACAAGTCTTTCAGTATTGCTGATCGACGTTGATAAGTTTAAGGAGATCAATGACGGTCATGGACATGCGACCGGTGATGAGATTCTGCGTAAAATTTCGCAGGTCTTTTATGACAACGTTCGCAGCAGCGATTATGTCTTCCGTTACGGCGGCGATGAATTTTTGATTGTGCTGACCGAAGCGTCACCTGCCGAAACTATGCATGTTGCGGAACGTATTCGTGCGAAGGCGATGAAACAGGTGGTGAATACGCCGGATGGCAAACAGCTCACGACCACGTTATCCATCGGCGCGGCGATGTTTCAGGGACACCCGGACTACGAACGGCTGATTCAGGCGGCGGATGAAGCGCTGTATGTGGCGAAACGCAATGGCCGAAACCGCGCAGAAATGTACACTCCCGGCAATAAAGCATAA